Proteins found in one Sporosarcina sp. FSL K6-3457 genomic segment:
- a CDS encoding sensor histidine kinase, which yields MKDLFERLNNYSIFIKIFVVMVVSIVTVSVMITFSTLRMSEKLFMDTFSITNSKVINQMKTSFETFSYTIVIAANNLGQSGSVKTFLTEGDTNSLLMSKSYFNMKEQMVRIHTYLDAYEVGMTVLGVNDRSYWTSREYWSIEEAKLAKHQITLKTYEQPNQLIYHYDDHYADKPTIVATKALTENTTGNIYGIMYVAIAEADFKQFYVNYTSDGNDIVIVNEAGRIISSNRNEMIGQQAQELLVHAQEIDEHGLHYKSVEFNGLKQILLVEYLPSFDMYLVNLIDQEVVKRNIIDTKAIVLISITIVAIALLAVFIISRRMTKSLTRLVKQISDMSKYDFDHYVTESGSYETKQLAMAFNFMLDELHEYVETLIATQKKQRNAELTALQQQINPHFLYNTLASIKIIVQQGDKEKATGTIQALISLFQNTIGNVSETITVEQELENMKNYAFIHQVRYGGKIHVNYYISPDCLNYQLPKLIIQPFIENAFFHGFNKKSGGFIHIMVGQEADMLICEIVDNGDGMEVNAEQRLPNYKSKRQLFSGIGVKNVNDRIKLLYGADYGVEISSVLGEGTKVKIRLPIIKTKIIQQSENSTKNK from the coding sequence ATGAAAGATTTATTTGAGCGCTTAAATAACTACAGTATATTTATAAAAATATTTGTTGTCATGGTTGTTAGTATTGTAACGGTTTCGGTGATGATTACTTTTAGCACGCTACGCATGTCGGAAAAATTATTTATGGATACATTTAGTATTACAAATTCAAAAGTGATTAACCAAATGAAGACCAGTTTTGAGACGTTTAGTTATACAATTGTGATTGCAGCGAATAATCTTGGGCAAAGTGGGTCAGTTAAAACATTTTTAACTGAGGGAGATACCAATTCTCTATTGATGTCGAAATCTTATTTTAATATGAAGGAGCAAATGGTTCGGATTCACACTTATTTGGATGCCTATGAGGTCGGGATGACGGTTCTTGGTGTAAATGACCGCAGTTATTGGACGAGTCGAGAATATTGGTCAATCGAAGAAGCTAAACTTGCAAAGCATCAAATTACACTGAAGACGTATGAACAACCTAATCAATTGATCTATCATTACGATGACCATTATGCCGATAAACCGACGATTGTTGCGACAAAGGCGTTGACAGAAAATACAACGGGCAATATTTATGGCATTATGTATGTAGCGATTGCAGAAGCAGATTTCAAGCAATTTTATGTGAACTATACGAGCGACGGCAATGATATTGTGATTGTGAATGAGGCCGGTAGAATTATATCTAGCAATCGTAATGAGATGATTGGTCAACAGGCACAAGAGTTATTGGTGCATGCGCAAGAAATAGATGAGCATGGTCTTCATTATAAAAGTGTTGAATTTAATGGGTTGAAACAAATTCTGTTAGTAGAATATTTACCGTCTTTTGATATGTATTTAGTTAATTTAATTGACCAGGAGGTTGTTAAACGTAATATTATTGATACGAAAGCCATTGTTTTGATTAGTATTACGATTGTTGCCATCGCATTGTTGGCGGTCTTCATCATATCGCGAAGAATGACAAAATCCTTAACAAGGCTTGTCAAACAAATTTCAGATATGTCGAAATATGATTTCGATCATTATGTGACGGAATCTGGTAGTTATGAAACGAAGCAATTGGCAATGGCATTTAACTTTATGCTTGACGAATTGCATGAATATGTCGAGACGTTAATTGCTACGCAGAAGAAGCAACGCAATGCAGAGTTAACAGCACTACAACAGCAAATCAATCCGCATTTCTTATATAATACATTAGCGTCGATAAAAATAATTGTGCAGCAAGGGGACAAGGAAAAGGCGACGGGGACGATTCAGGCGTTAATTTCCTTATTTCAAAATACGATTGGTAATGTGAGTGAAACAATTACCGTTGAGCAAGAATTGGAAAATATGAAAAACTATGCGTTCATTCATCAGGTTCGTTATGGCGGGAAAATTCATGTGAATTATTATATTTCACCAGACTGCTTGAATTACCAACTACCTAAGTTAATTATTCAACCATTTATAGAAAATGCATTTTTCCATGGATTTAATAAAAAGTCCGGTGGGTTCATTCATATTATGGTCGGTCAAGAAGCAGATATGCTGATCTGTGAAATTGTTGATAATGGTGATGGGATGGAGGTAAACGCTGAGCAACGATTACCAAATTATAAAAGCAAACGCCAATTATTTAGCGGAATTGGTGTGAAAAATGTGAATGACCGGATCAAACTGTTGTATGGAGCTGACTATGGTGTGGAAATATCTAGCGTATTAGGTGAAGGGACGAAGGTAAAAATACGGTTGCCAATCATTAAAACAAAAATAATACAACAATCTGAAAATAGTACAAAAAATAAGTAG
- a CDS encoding response regulator transcription factor, whose product MQTWCKVLIVDDEILIRQGIKHYINWEQEGFQIIGEASNGEEALAVIKERQPQIVITDMVMPVMDGEELTKIIKRDYPQIEVIILSSFGDFDYVRSTFQHGIADYILKSQLEGPGLLKTLQQVAARLPSFSLHAKKDNESVSIERVIERIMSGYESEQDDFIMKQAFPHRFYCLFGVDVKKRGSDRSIDLLYLKEEIEQEITKHLPVVIYKPMTADQELITYLFNFDQDQLPIIKQFVRMIQNSVVVANFEIGWIVTEPFTDLIDLRTIYDEKLSALTHYRFYYPETVALIYDQLPSLSEIDEQFQLTRFTEAFKREQFEDALVYLEQHIEQLTKQYMTDEFVFKAFLGNVIFNVTILLGNMEYEHKELDKRKYAYIARIDEAMIAQDAMDQFSDFLLETKDVIAQKASDQADPHIQRLLDYIDAHYMDHLSLTEMAAHFHFNASYLSNYFSTKNNQGFSEYLNQVRIEKSIELLQTGAESIADISSLVGYSDHSYFCKVFKKLKGTSPSSYRRQYFRAKKGHK is encoded by the coding sequence ATGCAAACGTGGTGTAAAGTACTAATCGTTGATGATGAAATCCTTATACGGCAAGGAATCAAGCATTATATCAATTGGGAGCAGGAAGGTTTTCAAATTATCGGCGAAGCATCGAATGGGGAAGAGGCGCTTGCGGTTATTAAGGAGCGCCAGCCACAAATTGTAATTACTGACATGGTGATGCCTGTAATGGACGGTGAAGAGCTAACGAAAATCATCAAACGTGATTATCCACAAATCGAGGTTATCATCCTGAGTAGCTTTGGTGATTTTGACTATGTACGCTCGACATTTCAACACGGAATTGCCGACTACATACTCAAATCACAATTAGAAGGACCAGGCTTATTGAAAACCCTTCAACAAGTTGCAGCAAGACTTCCATCATTTTCACTGCATGCCAAAAAGGATAATGAAAGCGTTTCAATCGAGAGGGTCATCGAAAGGATTATGTCAGGGTACGAATCTGAGCAAGATGACTTCATCATGAAACAAGCATTCCCACACAGATTTTATTGCCTATTTGGTGTTGATGTGAAAAAGCGAGGATCTGATAGATCAATCGATTTATTGTATCTGAAGGAAGAAATAGAACAGGAAATTACCAAGCATCTACCTGTCGTTATCTATAAACCGATGACAGCTGACCAAGAACTAATTACGTATCTATTTAACTTTGACCAAGATCAATTACCAATCATTAAACAATTCGTTCGGATGATTCAGAATTCTGTAGTGGTTGCTAATTTTGAGATTGGTTGGATAGTAACGGAGCCGTTTACGGATTTAATTGATTTGAGAACCATCTATGATGAAAAGCTGTCTGCACTCACTCATTATCGATTTTATTACCCAGAAACAGTTGCGTTGATCTATGATCAATTACCCAGTCTATCAGAAATCGACGAGCAATTTCAGTTAACCCGTTTTACTGAAGCGTTTAAACGAGAGCAATTTGAGGATGCACTTGTTTATTTGGAACAACATATCGAACAATTGACGAAACAATATATGACAGACGAGTTCGTTTTTAAGGCTTTTTTAGGCAATGTTATTTTTAATGTGACCATCTTGTTAGGGAATATGGAGTATGAACATAAAGAGTTGGATAAGAGGAAGTATGCTTATATTGCTAGAATTGATGAGGCTATGATTGCACAAGATGCAATGGACCAGTTCTCGGATTTTCTACTAGAAACGAAGGATGTTATTGCTCAAAAAGCATCTGATCAAGCTGACCCGCATATTCAACGGTTACTGGATTATATTGATGCCCACTATATGGACCATTTAAGTTTAACCGAGATGGCTGCTCATTTTCATTTTAATGCATCGTATTTGTCAAATTACTTTAGTACGAAAAACAATCAGGGCTTTAGTGAGTATTTAAATCAAGTTAGAATCGAGAAGTCAATTGAATTGCTGCAGACAGGGGCGGAGTCAATCGCTGATATTAGTTCGCTTGTTGGCTATTCGGACCATAGTTATTTTTGTAAAGTGTTCAAAAAGTTGAAGGGAACATCGCCAAGTAGTTATCGTAGACAATACTTTAGGGCGAAGAAGGGTCATAAATGA
- a CDS encoding sulfite exporter TauE/SafE family protein, producing the protein MGTSLIFICIIIVASILQSSTGFGFSIMATPFLLMLFLPQEAIQINIILSLLISLSLIFKIRNDIDFVLLKRFIIGSMIGVPFGIFIFMSMNINTLKLGIGILLLLLTLLLIGNVKVKSTPVRDFIVGGISGVLTTSIGMPGPPLLLYFTGTDTEKGKLRATTLAFYLFIYFISLLTQIFFTGTNKIIWQSSLYAIPIVFLGLFIGQVIFKWLNQQIFKVFTYILLICTGIFLLIESLSSF; encoded by the coding sequence TTGGGGACTAGCTTAATTTTTATATGCATAATAATAGTGGCTTCTATACTACAATCAAGTACAGGATTTGGTTTTTCTATCATGGCAACGCCATTTTTACTTATGTTATTCCTACCACAGGAAGCTATACAAATAAATATTATTTTATCGTTACTCATCTCTCTATCACTAATTTTTAAAATTCGAAACGACATTGATTTTGTGTTATTAAAAAGATTTATTATAGGTAGTATGATTGGTGTACCATTCGGGATTTTCATTTTTATGTCTATGAATATAAATACTTTAAAGTTAGGTATCGGCATACTTCTTTTACTATTGACTCTGCTTTTAATAGGCAATGTGAAAGTTAAATCGACACCTGTTAGGGATTTCATAGTTGGGGGGATTTCAGGGGTTTTAACAACTAGCATCGGTATGCCAGGTCCTCCATTATTACTTTATTTCACAGGGACGGATACTGAAAAAGGGAAGTTACGAGCAACTACATTAGCTTTTTATCTCTTTATTTATTTCATCAGTCTACTAACCCAAATTTTCTTTACCGGGACTAACAAAATCATTTGGCAATCTAGTCTTTATGCCATTCCAATTGTATTTCTTGGTTTGTTTATAGGGCAAGTTATTTTCAAATGGTTGAATCAACAAATTTTCAAAGTATTTACATATATTCTGTTGATTTGTACAGGCATTTTTCTGTTAATCGAAAGTTTGAGTTCCTTCTAG
- a CDS encoding flavin reductase family protein yields MHSNSEKTTAFKEAMANYPTGVTVVTAVDDNDNPIGLTVNSFASVSLEPLLVLWSIDKRVSTYETFKKIDQFAINLLADDQADIALLFARSHQDRFANCDWYHSQHQLPIIKGAMASLQCKTFKQIEAGDHTILIGEIIAIEVDKKGPLVYHERKMGALPDSFHE; encoded by the coding sequence ATGCACAGTAATTCTGAGAAGACTACTGCTTTTAAGGAAGCGATGGCGAATTATCCTACTGGCGTAACTGTTGTGACAGCCGTTGATGACAACGATAACCCAATTGGATTGACGGTGAATTCGTTCGCATCAGTATCATTGGAGCCGCTGCTTGTTTTGTGGTCCATTGATAAGAGAGTCTCTACATATGAAACATTTAAAAAGATTGATCAGTTTGCCATTAACCTATTAGCTGACGATCAAGCAGATATTGCTTTGCTATTTGCAAGAAGTCACCAAGACCGGTTTGCCAATTGCGATTGGTATCATTCACAGCATCAATTACCGATTATTAAAGGGGCAATGGCATCATTACAATGCAAGACCTTTAAACAAATTGAGGCAGGGGACCATACGATTTTGATTGGAGAAATCATTGCTATTGAAGTTGATAAGAAAGGGCCTCTTGTTTACCATGAAAGAAAGATGGGGGCATTGCCAGACAGTTTTCATGAATAA
- a CDS encoding superoxide dismutase, whose protein sequence is MTTFTLPALSYGFDALEPVIDQQTMEIHHGKHHQAYVNNLNAALAGHEELSGKTLEELLANIDALPESIRAAVRNNGGGHFNHSLFWELLAAPSENNVPTGDLAAAIDKRFGSFDKFKEEFTKAATTRFGSGWAWLVVNKEKQVEVTSTPNQDSPIMTGETAILGLDVWEHAYYLAYQNRRPDYISSFFKVVNWNAVSAKYEQALNS, encoded by the coding sequence ATGACTACATTTACACTACCAGCACTATCATACGGTTTCGATGCGTTAGAACCGGTTATCGATCAGCAAACGATGGAAATCCATCATGGCAAACACCATCAAGCATATGTGAACAATCTAAATGCTGCACTTGCAGGCCATGAAGAGTTAAGTGGTAAAACACTAGAAGAATTACTAGCGAATATTGATGCACTACCTGAATCTATCCGTGCGGCTGTTAGAAATAATGGTGGTGGTCATTTCAACCACTCGTTATTCTGGGAATTGCTTGCTGCTCCATCGGAAAACAATGTACCAACGGGTGACTTAGCTGCTGCAATTGATAAGCGCTTTGGTAGTTTTGACAAGTTCAAGGAAGAATTTACGAAAGCGGCAACTACTAGATTTGGTTCTGGCTGGGCTTGGTTAGTCGTCAATAAAGAGAAACAAGTTGAAGTAACAAGCACGCCAAACCAAGACAGTCCAATCATGACAGGTGAAACAGCTATTCTAGGACTAGACGTATGGGAGCATGCCTATTATCTTGCTTATCAAAATAGAAGACCTGATTATATTTCAAGCTTCTTCAAAGTTGTGAACTGGAATGCAGTTTCTGCGAAGTATGAACAAGCGTTAAATAGCTAA
- a CDS encoding helix-turn-helix transcriptional regulator, with protein sequence MDTRLTTKEKLLNLLKKETEMTVSQMAQVLEITEMAVRKHLNILERDSFIHISELKQPLGRPVQVFSLTSQADVLFPKSYDNLTVDFLNDLQALQGNDIIDHLFEKRRQRLADHYSSHMKNNLSNEEMVETLKDIQVEKGYMADVIKIGDNQFELIEHNCPIFEVAKNFNQACNCETNMFKEVLNTDGVRRTSCKADGDNHCHFLIEFDEERASV encoded by the coding sequence ATGGATACTCGTTTAACAACAAAAGAAAAGCTACTGAATTTATTGAAAAAAGAGACTGAAATGACTGTAAGCCAAATGGCTCAAGTGTTAGAAATTACTGAAATGGCCGTCAGAAAACATCTGAATATCCTCGAAAGAGACTCTTTTATCCATATCTCTGAACTAAAACAACCTCTAGGACGACCTGTTCAAGTTTTTTCATTAACATCGCAAGCAGATGTACTTTTCCCGAAAAGTTATGATAATCTTACTGTCGATTTTTTGAATGACCTCCAGGCACTTCAAGGGAATGATATCATCGACCATCTATTTGAAAAGAGGCGTCAACGGCTAGCTGATCATTACTCTTCTCATATGAAAAATAACCTATCTAATGAAGAAATGGTGGAAACACTGAAGGACATTCAAGTTGAAAAAGGCTATATGGCTGATGTTATTAAAATAGGTGACAATCAGTTCGAATTGATTGAACATAATTGCCCTATTTTTGAGGTAGCTAAAAATTTTAATCAGGCCTGTAATTGTGAGACAAACATGTTTAAAGAAGTATTAAATACCGATGGTGTACGACGGACAAGCTGTAAAGCAGATGGGGATAATCATTGCCATTTTCTTATTGAATTTGATGAGGAACGTGCATCTGTTTAA
- a CDS encoding hybrid sensor histidine kinase/response regulator has product MANQHTRNTLKIIVVVILFVAIFTGLRLFWIKALTNTDPPQIVNGELDLRNWDFSKNYSITLDGEWEFYPHTWLAGQDDFAEMAPQMLYVPGNWSSVLSPKDQSPYGFGSYRLRILVDPESDEIYSIYFSSVRTSSELYMNGQFLAKSGVIGKSKETSTARNVPYSASIAANGSDEIEVIVQVTNFQDAREGGIRRSVKFGTDSSLTRERDLSMALQILVASIFLVHAAFSCILFFVGIREKRLLHFAIVLVSAAILTLLGSDEKILLDWIPMDYSTIYKTLCLTMVILSYSLIQCVKSQLFAFSRWFYIFYAVICGILVVLTILLPISYLMIVPWFYLAFVIAAAVITAFALLRTSLTGVKVDLLLVVAITAVGCNLTWWGIALVTGLKAMYYPFDLIIAVISLATFWLKHYHHMHVETGKLAKKLQQVDKFKDEFLANTSHELRNPLHGMLNMSQAVLEREQRTLQPKSLSDMETVLSVGRRMSLMLNDLLDVASLKEGSPKLQLKTFSIQTVISGVVDMLHFMMEGKSIRFVNAIPDDLPPVFADENRVIQVLFNLLHNAVKFTDEGEITLKGYVEGKNVHIVIVDTGIGMDEETIRYVFTPYEQGRNGESMIEGGFGLGLSISKQLVELHGGTLQVHSVVGTGSEFMFTLPISDAPIENEQSALDNHVELATAQPLKESEAQHELVVGQLRILVVDDDPINLQVVTSILSSNHYDVFTVTSGEKALAVLHAKEWDLVISDVMMPQMSGYELTQIIRQRFSMTELPVLLLTARSQPADIENGFLSGTNDYVTKPVDALELRSRVHALTSVKQSMHERLRMEAAWLQAQIQPHFLFNALNTVIALSQIDVNRMNKVLEAFSRLLRGKFQFDNINEFAPIEKEIRLVQDYLLIEQERFGDRLRVIWEMDECQDLMIPSLTIQPLVENAIHHGLMKRITGGQLTIRISDHETYVEITVEDDGIGIDETVVKGLLEKMPNSQSGIGLLNTDLRLKRLFGKGLHITSAPNLGTTVSFILYKDVEDNNPLIV; this is encoded by the coding sequence ATGGCCAATCAACATACACGTAATACATTGAAAATCATTGTAGTTGTAATACTCTTTGTTGCGATTTTTACGGGCTTGCGTTTATTTTGGATAAAGGCGCTTACGAATACAGATCCGCCTCAAATTGTAAATGGTGAACTCGATTTACGAAACTGGGATTTTTCTAAAAACTATTCTATTACATTAGATGGTGAGTGGGAGTTTTATCCGCATACATGGCTTGCAGGGCAGGACGATTTTGCGGAAATGGCACCGCAAATGTTATATGTTCCGGGGAATTGGTCTTCTGTATTGAGTCCTAAAGATCAAAGTCCATATGGTTTTGGCTCTTATCGCTTGCGTATTTTGGTTGATCCCGAAAGTGATGAGATTTACAGCATTTATTTTTCTAGCGTTCGTACTTCCTCCGAATTGTATATGAATGGGCAATTTCTTGCGAAGTCGGGTGTTATTGGCAAAAGTAAAGAAACTTCTACGGCAAGGAATGTTCCGTATTCCGCATCAATTGCTGCAAATGGTAGTGATGAGATTGAAGTCATTGTGCAGGTAACAAACTTTCAAGATGCACGGGAAGGTGGGATTAGGCGTTCTGTTAAGTTTGGCACTGACAGTTCTCTCACGCGTGAAAGGGATCTGTCGATGGCATTGCAAATCCTAGTAGCGAGTATTTTTTTAGTGCATGCAGCCTTCTCATGTATTTTATTTTTTGTGGGAATACGGGAGAAGCGATTGCTTCATTTTGCGATTGTGCTTGTTTCAGCAGCAATTTTGACCTTGTTGGGCAGTGATGAGAAAATCTTGTTGGACTGGATCCCAATGGATTATAGTACGATTTATAAAACACTTTGTTTGACGATGGTTATTCTTTCTTATTCACTTATTCAATGTGTGAAGTCTCAACTATTCGCATTTTCACGTTGGTTTTATATTTTTTATGCAGTTATTTGCGGAATCCTTGTCGTCTTGACGATTCTATTACCAATTAGCTATCTCATGATAGTGCCCTGGTTTTACTTAGCATTTGTTATTGCGGCCGCAGTAATCACAGCTTTTGCATTGCTGCGTACATCGCTTACAGGCGTGAAGGTGGATTTACTACTTGTGGTAGCCATTACAGCAGTAGGCTGTAACTTGACATGGTGGGGGATTGCTCTTGTTACAGGCTTAAAAGCAATGTATTATCCTTTTGATTTAATTATCGCAGTTATCTCGTTGGCAACATTTTGGCTCAAGCATTATCATCATATGCATGTGGAAACGGGGAAACTGGCAAAGAAACTCCAACAAGTCGATAAATTCAAAGATGAATTTCTTGCCAATACCTCCCATGAACTTCGGAATCCGTTGCATGGCATGTTGAATATGTCACAAGCTGTGCTGGAGAGGGAACAGCGGACATTACAGCCGAAAAGTCTAAGTGATATGGAGACTGTTTTATCCGTTGGGCGACGTATGTCCCTGATGTTAAATGACTTGCTCGATGTGGCAAGTCTAAAGGAAGGTAGTCCTAAACTACAATTGAAAACCTTTTCCATTCAGACGGTTATTTCAGGTGTCGTTGACATGCTTCATTTTATGATGGAAGGAAAATCAATCCGATTTGTCAATGCTATTCCGGACGATTTGCCGCCTGTATTTGCTGATGAAAACCGAGTGATCCAAGTCTTATTCAATCTCCTACATAATGCAGTAAAATTCACGGATGAAGGTGAAATTACACTCAAGGGATATGTGGAAGGGAAAAATGTTCATATCGTTATTGTAGATACAGGCATCGGTATGGATGAGGAAACGATTCGGTATGTGTTCACCCCTTATGAACAAGGACGTAATGGCGAATCCATGATTGAGGGAGGCTTTGGGTTAGGGCTAAGTATTAGTAAACAATTAGTCGAACTGCATGGAGGAACGCTACAAGTTCATTCCGTTGTAGGGACGGGCTCTGAATTTATGTTTACTTTACCAATCTCTGATGCACCAATTGAGAATGAGCAGAGCGCACTGGATAATCACGTGGAATTAGCAACTGCCCAGCCTTTAAAGGAGTCGGAGGCACAACACGAACTAGTTGTTGGACAACTAAGAATACTCGTTGTAGACGATGATCCTATTAATTTACAAGTTGTTACCAGCATTCTTTCATCAAATCATTATGACGTTTTTACAGTAACAAGTGGTGAAAAAGCATTAGCGGTATTGCATGCAAAAGAGTGGGATTTAGTGATTTCAGATGTCATGATGCCACAAATGTCAGGCTATGAACTAACGCAGATAATTCGTCAGCGATTTTCAATGACAGAGCTTCCGGTACTTTTACTCACAGCTAGAAGTCAGCCAGCAGATATTGAAAATGGATTTTTATCGGGTACTAATGATTATGTAACAAAACCTGTAGATGCTTTAGAACTCAGGTCGAGAGTCCATGCGTTGACGAGCGTTAAACAATCTATGCATGAGCGATTACGCATGGAAGCAGCCTGGCTCCAAGCACAAATTCAGCCTCATTTCTTGTTTAACGCATTGAATACGGTGATTGCACTGAGTCAAATCGATGTAAATAGAATGAACAAGGTTTTGGAAGCCTTTAGCCGTTTGTTACGAGGAAAATTCCAATTTGATAATATTAATGAGTTTGCCCCTATCGAAAAAGAAATAAGACTTGTTCAAGATTATCTATTGATTGAACAAGAACGATTTGGTGATCGTTTGCGTGTGATATGGGAGATGGACGAATGCCAAGATTTGATGATTCCATCCTTAACCATTCAGCCATTGGTCGAAAATGCTATCCATCACGGCCTTATGAAGCGTATAACAGGTGGTCAATTGACAATTCGAATTTCTGACCATGAAACGTATGTAGAAATTACGGTTGAAGACGATGGCATTGGAATAGACGAAACGGTAGTAAAAGGGCTATTAGAAAAAATGCCTAACAGTCAATCGGGAATCGGATTGTTGAATACGGATCTTCGTCTGAAACGGTTATTTGGCAAAGGCCTCCATATCACAAGCGCGCCTAATCTTGGTACTACAGTATCATTTATTCTTTATAAAGATGTAGAAGATAACAATCCTCTCATAGTTTAA
- a CDS encoding cation diffusion facilitator family transporter translates to MGHDHGHNHTHGANKKVLLISFFIIASYMIVEVIGGFVTNSLALLSDAGHMLSDAVSLGIALLALTYGAKVASRSKTFGYKRFEILAAVLNGVTLMAIALIIFYEAIQRFANPPEVATTGMLIVSSIGLAVNILVAWIMMRGGDVEDNLNMRGAYLHVISDMLGSVGAISAALLMMFFNWGWADPLASVIVAVLVLRSGYYVTKSGLHVLMEGTPQNVDMDDVIQTIQQTTGIESVHDLHIWSITSGLNALSCHIVVDDKMTIAESEPLLRKIEHDLEHKSIQHVTIQLETSAHQHDDSILCTVKAEAAGHHHH, encoded by the coding sequence ATGGGACACGATCACGGCCATAATCATACACATGGCGCCAATAAAAAAGTATTACTCATCTCATTTTTCATCATTGCTAGTTACATGATTGTCGAGGTTATTGGTGGCTTTGTAACAAATAGTTTAGCCCTGTTGTCGGATGCAGGGCATATGCTCAGTGATGCGGTATCATTGGGAATTGCCTTGCTGGCTTTAACATACGGTGCGAAGGTAGCGAGTCGAAGTAAGACATTTGGCTATAAACGCTTTGAAATATTAGCCGCTGTCTTAAATGGTGTGACGTTAATGGCCATCGCCTTAATTATTTTTTACGAGGCAATCCAACGCTTTGCGAATCCGCCTGAAGTAGCGACAACAGGGATGTTAATTGTCAGTAGTATTGGTTTAGCTGTTAACATTTTAGTGGCATGGATTATGATGCGTGGCGGGGATGTGGAGGATAATTTGAATATGCGAGGGGCATATTTACACGTCATTAGCGATATGCTAGGTTCGGTGGGGGCCATTAGTGCCGCGCTACTTATGATGTTTTTTAACTGGGGATGGGCGGATCCATTAGCGAGTGTCATTGTCGCAGTACTGGTTTTACGCAGTGGTTACTATGTGACGAAGTCTGGGCTACACGTTCTAATGGAGGGGACACCGCAAAATGTAGACATGGATGATGTCATTCAAACGATTCAACAAACAACAGGTATTGAAAGTGTTCATGATTTACACATTTGGTCCATTACAAGTGGTTTAAATGCATTGTCTTGCCATATTGTTGTCGATGATAAAATGACAATTGCCGAAAGTGAACCACTACTCCGTAAAATTGAACACGATCTTGAACATAAGAGTATTCAGCATGTAACGATCCAATTGGAAACGTCTGCACATCAGCATGATGATTCGATTTTATGTACGGTGAAAGCAGAAGCAGCGGGACATCATCATCATTAA
- a CDS encoding ArsR/SmtB family transcription factor — MNEDQPIIQHESHLDEETLFVVSQTFKALSDPTRIRILNLLCAEEHSVNDIAEVLNLSQSTVSHQLRFLKNLRLVKFRREGTTIYYSKDDDHVMNLLTQAIEHAAHN; from the coding sequence ATGAATGAAGATCAACCAATCATCCAGCATGAATCACATTTAGATGAAGAAACCCTATTTGTAGTGTCTCAAACATTTAAAGCGTTGAGTGATCCAACGAGAATACGTATTTTAAACTTATTATGTGCTGAAGAGCACTCCGTCAATGATATAGCGGAAGTTTTAAATTTAAGCCAGTCGACGGTGTCTCATCAATTACGTTTCCTGAAAAATCTACGATTGGTGAAGTTTAGAAGAGAGGGTACGACGATTTATTATTCAAAAGATGATGATCATGTGATGAATTTGCTGACACAAGCGATTGAGCATGCTGCGCATAACTAA